A stretch of Arctopsyche grandis isolate Sample6627 chromosome 9, ASM5162203v2, whole genome shotgun sequence DNA encodes these proteins:
- the LOC143916615 gene encoding testis-expressed protein 2 isoform X2, giving the protein MTDMDMDITSSSDTNQNLTETAERKRVNEKSDFANLNYIQYNNSDDENDEQIEIESGVDALEDAELVMPKENPPSPEVDDSFHDQTVQIRPAVILPPIKCETPKKYVFTTKLIFLSAVALSSFVIFPSFILLNGFLIGIWFSHFIHELYLKFWNVLGNNGSPKKTLVYPDYQNISVSRVSHIVEFEPLKKYQGWINVYILDKYDPLTYHISMTQTASMKLEGCVLRLSFTHNKIPKRALWDEKPHKVPFYQHRIYNLEGAKIKLLPVGIVRKRHWSKKYPICLILKDASKLTVYNAKSHSIDDNGHSVEVPQLPLFSKNDSSEKLSKLELSLSEPKDIRNEQDSKFKGSPRKRTISIDEKLSKSLPTDSSETLTEENKKSSQTKSPSKPFLIKAIKEQLRPKNSDTPPASPENSLKITSECSDPPIIKERPGSSNSLHSNLSDAGLLDDFKEVSQYLEDENEIDIQSEYEKNILSDEWSKDDNNDNEEEQVILYLFGRTGREKDEWFRRLKTAIDDATVVQDVDSNDNGTTQQEEDQLDVTKNLEPFDNLHEEIKQVLQKDNAESKVKLGNIKTPKKSAFSTESQSVLWTSGDNVKESPLINTFFPKREESFWRYMKDIIENKKTPDITADQKTQYDVMWLNAIIGRIIFDTFKNDAWVTMVQERIQKKLKSLKLPPFMSPLLITAMEFGPETPQIRSVSAPQLDARGVWVDLHVTYDGRVTMTLTTQLNLMYLKEKKDIQSEESILLKECAKIDDKDNLLAVYDSDLDDTAESSSEDETPLTQLPPTKSATEADSPVPPASTGSSAKKILRIVDKIAASKYFQHVTEYKYVKRALEEVSNTDLKLSVELYGLVGCLTINIPPPPSDRVWIGFRENPQILLKAKPEVGSRVINFAHITSWIEKKLCREFEKVLVMPNMEDFQLDFMIAPVID; this is encoded by the exons ATGACTGACATGGATATGGATATTACTAGTTCTAGTGATACTAATCAAAATTTAACAGAAACTGCTGAAAGAAAACGAGTTAATGAAA AGTCAGATTTTGCaaacttaaattatattcaatataataattcTGATGATGAAAATGATGAGCAGATTGAAATTGAATCTGGAGTGGACGCATTAGAAGATGCTGAACTTGTAATGCCAAAAGAAAATCCGCCTTCTCCTGAAGTTGACGATAGTTTTCATGATCAAACCGTTCAGATCCGACCAGCCGTTATATTACCTCCGATTAAATGCGAAACACCCAAGAAATACGTTTTTACTactaaattaatatttctttctGCAGTAGCTCTCTCAAGCTTTGTCATATTTCCGTCTTTCATATTgttaaatgggtttttaatCGGCATTTGGTTTTCACATTTCATTCATGaactttatttaaagttttggaATGTTTTGGGAAACAATGGTTCTCCAAAAAAAACTCTAGTTTATCCAGACTACCAAAATATTTCAGTATCTCGAGTCTCCCATATTGTAGAGTTTGAACCACTTAAAAAATATCAG GGTTGGATCaatgtttatatattagataaatatgaTCCACTCACATACCACATATCAATGACTCAAACTGCTTCGATGAAATTAGAAG GATGCGTATTAAGGCTTTCTTTTACTCACAATAAAATACCTAAACGAGCTCTTTGGGATGAGAAGCCCCACAAGGTACCTTTTTATCAACATAGAATATACAATTTAGAAGGTGCAAAAATCAAACTTCTGCCAGTTGGAATCGTTAGAAAAAG ACACTGGAGTAAAAAATATCCCATATGTTTAATATTGAAGGATGCATCTAAATTAACAGTATATAATGCAAAATCTCATTCCATTGATGATAACGGACATTCAGTAGAAGTGCCACAACTTCCATTGTTCTCTAAAAACGATTCGTCTGAGAAATTATCAAAATTGGAACTTTCATTATCTGAGCCTAAAGATATTCGAAATGAGCAAGATTCTAAATTTAAAGGATCGCCTAGAAAACGCACAATATCAATAGACGAAAAATTGAGTAAATC ATTACCTACTGACAGTTCAGAAACTTTaacagaagaaaataaaaagtcTTCCCAAACTAAATCACCTTCCAAGCCATTCCTAATTAaag cTATAAAGGAGCAACTTCGCCCGAAAAATTCGGATACTCCACCTGCTTCTCCagaaaattctttaaaaattaCTAGTGAATGTTCAGATCCTCCCATAATAAAG GAAAGACCCGGCAGCTCAAATTCATTACATAGTAATTTAAGTGACGCGGGTTTACTAGATGATTTCAAAGAAGTTTCTCAATATTTAGAAGATGAAAATGAAATT gaTATTCAGTCcgaatacgaaaaaaatattttgagtgACGAATGGTCAAAAGATGATAATAATGACAATGAAGAGGAACAAGTTATTCTGTATTTGTTTGGACGAACTGGCAGAGAAAAAGATGAATG gtttcgtcgattaaaaACGGCAATTGATGATGCTACTGTAGTTCAAGATGTTGATTCGAATGACAATGGAACGACTCAACAAGAAGAAGATCAATTGGATGTAACAAAAAATCTGGAACCATTTGATAATCTTCATGAAGAAATCaagcaagttttacaaaaagaTAATGCAGAGTCAAAAGTAAAACTTGGAAATATAAAAACTCCAAAGAAG tcTGCTTTTTCCACCGAGTCACAATCTGTACTGTGGACTTCTGGAGATAATGTAAAAGAGTCACCATTAATCAACACATTTTTCCCTAAGCGGGAAGAAAGTTTTTGGAGATATATGAAAGATATAATTGAG AACAAAAAAACTCCTGATATAACTGCTGATCAAAAAACTCAATATGATGTTATGTGGTTAAATGCAATTATTGGTAGAATAATATTTGACACTTTCAAAAATGATGCTTGGGTTACTATGGTGCAAGAGAGAATCCAAAAGAAACTCAAAAGTCTAAAG cTTCCGCCATTTATGAGTCCACTTCTAATTACGGCCATGGAATTCGGACCAGAGACACCTCAAATTCGCAGCGTATCTGCTCCACAGTTGGACGCTCGTGGAGTGTGGGTTGATCTTCATGTAACTTATGATGGACGTGTCACCATGACGTTGACTACCCAGCTCAATTTAATGTATCTCAAGgagaaaa AAGACATCCAAAGTGAAGAATCAATTCTTCTCAAAGAATGTGCAAAAATTGACGACAAAGACAATTTGCTGGCCGTATATGACTCGGATTTAGACGATACAGCTGAAAGTAGCTCTGAAGATGAGACACCTTTAACTCAATTGCCTCCAACGAAATCGGCAAC AGAGGCAGATTCACCTGTACCACCTGCAAGCACCGGTAGTTCTGCAAAGAAGATATTAAGAATTGTCGACAAAATTGCTGCTagtaaatattttcaacat GTTACagagtataaatatgtaaagcGTGCCTTAGAAGAAGTGTCTAATACTGATTTAAAACTAAGTGTGGAATTATATGGTTTAGTTGGTTGTCTCACGATAAATATCCCACCACCGCCTTCAGATCGCGTTTGGATAGG ttttcgtgaaaaccctcaaatattattgaaagcaaAGCCTGAAGTGGGATCGCGCGTTATTAATTTTGCCCACATTACGAGCTGGATAGAGAAGAAATTGTGTCGAGAATTCGAAAAAGTCTTGGTGATGCCCAATATGGAAGATTTTCAACTTGACTTCATGATAGCTCCAGTCATAGACTAA
- the LOC143916615 gene encoding uncharacterized protein LOC143916615 isoform X1 has protein sequence MSFSMKYNAGQEEVENVSTSTNISDASTSAEDSPKIKKVDKAASIIDKYFKSFKADKIAEDDLKTVSETSKDNIERKSLDICNENSGSPIKEYFTKFSKRSDSVDTNSEVESIKEHKDVNINSDKWKLFNEFKYKIAQAVEDIKSSRNSEATDTKDKLGQTIDNASVTDSEENSLHQELEQNSCASTENQVSSLTSSTQNLSELSPPIISHSSTMTDMDMDITSSSDTNQNLTETAERKRVNEKSDFANLNYIQYNNSDDENDEQIEIESGVDALEDAELVMPKENPPSPEVDDSFHDQTVQIRPAVILPPIKCETPKKYVFTTKLIFLSAVALSSFVIFPSFILLNGFLIGIWFSHFIHELYLKFWNVLGNNGSPKKTLVYPDYQNISVSRVSHIVEFEPLKKYQGWINVYILDKYDPLTYHISMTQTASMKLEGCVLRLSFTHNKIPKRALWDEKPHKVPFYQHRIYNLEGAKIKLLPVGIVRKRHWSKKYPICLILKDASKLTVYNAKSHSIDDNGHSVEVPQLPLFSKNDSSEKLSKLELSLSEPKDIRNEQDSKFKGSPRKRTISIDEKLSKSLPTDSSETLTEENKKSSQTKSPSKPFLIKAIKEQLRPKNSDTPPASPENSLKITSECSDPPIIKERPGSSNSLHSNLSDAGLLDDFKEVSQYLEDENEIDIQSEYEKNILSDEWSKDDNNDNEEEQVILYLFGRTGREKDEWFRRLKTAIDDATVVQDVDSNDNGTTQQEEDQLDVTKNLEPFDNLHEEIKQVLQKDNAESKVKLGNIKTPKKSAFSTESQSVLWTSGDNVKESPLINTFFPKREESFWRYMKDIIENKKTPDITADQKTQYDVMWLNAIIGRIIFDTFKNDAWVTMVQERIQKKLKSLKLPPFMSPLLITAMEFGPETPQIRSVSAPQLDARGVWVDLHVTYDGRVTMTLTTQLNLMYLKEKKDIQSEESILLKECAKIDDKDNLLAVYDSDLDDTAESSSEDETPLTQLPPTKSATEADSPVPPASTGSSAKKILRIVDKIAASKYFQHVTEYKYVKRALEEVSNTDLKLSVELYGLVGCLTINIPPPPSDRVWIGFRENPQILLKAKPEVGSRVINFAHITSWIEKKLCREFEKVLVMPNMEDFQLDFMIAPVID, from the exons ATGtctttttcaatgaaatataatGCTGGCCAAGAGGAAGTTGAAAATGTGTCAACGTCGACAAATATAAGCGACGCGTCTACGTCGGCCGAAGACTCGCCCAAAATTAAGAAAGTAGACAAAGCCGCATCAATCATAGACAAGTATTTTAAATCGTTCAAAGCAGACAAGATTGCCGAAGATGATTTGAAGACCGTCTCAGAAACTTCAAAAGACAATATTGAGAGAAAAAGTCTGGACATTTGTAATGAAAATAGTGGATCACCGATAAaggaatattttacaaaatttagtAAACGGTCTGATAGTGTCGATACAAATAGTGAAGTTGAATCGATTAAGGAACACAAAGATGTAAATATTAACAGTGATAAATGGAAATTGTTTAACGAATTTAAATATAAGATAGCGCAAGCAGTTGAAGACATTAAATCGTCTAGGAACAGTGAAG CTACAGATACTAAAGATAAACTAGGACAAACTATTGATAATGCGAGTGTAACTGATTCTGAAGAAAACTCTTTGCATCAAGAACTAGAACAAAATAGTTGTGCGAGCACTGAAAATCAG GTATCATCATTGACAAGTAGCACACAGAATTTATCAGAGCTTTCCCCTCCTATCATTTCTCATAGCAGCACAATGACTGACATGGATATGGATATTACTAGTTCTAGTGATACTAATCAAAATTTAACAGAAACTGCTGAAAGAAAACGAGTTAATGAAA AGTCAGATTTTGCaaacttaaattatattcaatataataattcTGATGATGAAAATGATGAGCAGATTGAAATTGAATCTGGAGTGGACGCATTAGAAGATGCTGAACTTGTAATGCCAAAAGAAAATCCGCCTTCTCCTGAAGTTGACGATAGTTTTCATGATCAAACCGTTCAGATCCGACCAGCCGTTATATTACCTCCGATTAAATGCGAAACACCCAAGAAATACGTTTTTACTactaaattaatatttctttctGCAGTAGCTCTCTCAAGCTTTGTCATATTTCCGTCTTTCATATTgttaaatgggtttttaatCGGCATTTGGTTTTCACATTTCATTCATGaactttatttaaagttttggaATGTTTTGGGAAACAATGGTTCTCCAAAAAAAACTCTAGTTTATCCAGACTACCAAAATATTTCAGTATCTCGAGTCTCCCATATTGTAGAGTTTGAACCACTTAAAAAATATCAG GGTTGGATCaatgtttatatattagataaatatgaTCCACTCACATACCACATATCAATGACTCAAACTGCTTCGATGAAATTAGAAG GATGCGTATTAAGGCTTTCTTTTACTCACAATAAAATACCTAAACGAGCTCTTTGGGATGAGAAGCCCCACAAGGTACCTTTTTATCAACATAGAATATACAATTTAGAAGGTGCAAAAATCAAACTTCTGCCAGTTGGAATCGTTAGAAAAAG ACACTGGAGTAAAAAATATCCCATATGTTTAATATTGAAGGATGCATCTAAATTAACAGTATATAATGCAAAATCTCATTCCATTGATGATAACGGACATTCAGTAGAAGTGCCACAACTTCCATTGTTCTCTAAAAACGATTCGTCTGAGAAATTATCAAAATTGGAACTTTCATTATCTGAGCCTAAAGATATTCGAAATGAGCAAGATTCTAAATTTAAAGGATCGCCTAGAAAACGCACAATATCAATAGACGAAAAATTGAGTAAATC ATTACCTACTGACAGTTCAGAAACTTTaacagaagaaaataaaaagtcTTCCCAAACTAAATCACCTTCCAAGCCATTCCTAATTAaag cTATAAAGGAGCAACTTCGCCCGAAAAATTCGGATACTCCACCTGCTTCTCCagaaaattctttaaaaattaCTAGTGAATGTTCAGATCCTCCCATAATAAAG GAAAGACCCGGCAGCTCAAATTCATTACATAGTAATTTAAGTGACGCGGGTTTACTAGATGATTTCAAAGAAGTTTCTCAATATTTAGAAGATGAAAATGAAATT gaTATTCAGTCcgaatacgaaaaaaatattttgagtgACGAATGGTCAAAAGATGATAATAATGACAATGAAGAGGAACAAGTTATTCTGTATTTGTTTGGACGAACTGGCAGAGAAAAAGATGAATG gtttcgtcgattaaaaACGGCAATTGATGATGCTACTGTAGTTCAAGATGTTGATTCGAATGACAATGGAACGACTCAACAAGAAGAAGATCAATTGGATGTAACAAAAAATCTGGAACCATTTGATAATCTTCATGAAGAAATCaagcaagttttacaaaaagaTAATGCAGAGTCAAAAGTAAAACTTGGAAATATAAAAACTCCAAAGAAG tcTGCTTTTTCCACCGAGTCACAATCTGTACTGTGGACTTCTGGAGATAATGTAAAAGAGTCACCATTAATCAACACATTTTTCCCTAAGCGGGAAGAAAGTTTTTGGAGATATATGAAAGATATAATTGAG AACAAAAAAACTCCTGATATAACTGCTGATCAAAAAACTCAATATGATGTTATGTGGTTAAATGCAATTATTGGTAGAATAATATTTGACACTTTCAAAAATGATGCTTGGGTTACTATGGTGCAAGAGAGAATCCAAAAGAAACTCAAAAGTCTAAAG cTTCCGCCATTTATGAGTCCACTTCTAATTACGGCCATGGAATTCGGACCAGAGACACCTCAAATTCGCAGCGTATCTGCTCCACAGTTGGACGCTCGTGGAGTGTGGGTTGATCTTCATGTAACTTATGATGGACGTGTCACCATGACGTTGACTACCCAGCTCAATTTAATGTATCTCAAGgagaaaa AAGACATCCAAAGTGAAGAATCAATTCTTCTCAAAGAATGTGCAAAAATTGACGACAAAGACAATTTGCTGGCCGTATATGACTCGGATTTAGACGATACAGCTGAAAGTAGCTCTGAAGATGAGACACCTTTAACTCAATTGCCTCCAACGAAATCGGCAAC AGAGGCAGATTCACCTGTACCACCTGCAAGCACCGGTAGTTCTGCAAAGAAGATATTAAGAATTGTCGACAAAATTGCTGCTagtaaatattttcaacat GTTACagagtataaatatgtaaagcGTGCCTTAGAAGAAGTGTCTAATACTGATTTAAAACTAAGTGTGGAATTATATGGTTTAGTTGGTTGTCTCACGATAAATATCCCACCACCGCCTTCAGATCGCGTTTGGATAGG ttttcgtgaaaaccctcaaatattattgaaagcaaAGCCTGAAGTGGGATCGCGCGTTATTAATTTTGCCCACATTACGAGCTGGATAGAGAAGAAATTGTGTCGAGAATTCGAAAAAGTCTTGGTGATGCCCAATATGGAAGATTTTCAACTTGACTTCATGATAGCTCCAGTCATAGACTAA
- the mus81 gene encoding mus81 structure-specific endonuclease subunit, whose amino-acid sequence MDMKRIQFRLKCPNPLFEQWLGELYRAAVAANNSSQPTYKKALQSLKKYPLVLRSGSECAILRGFGKKLCTILDRKLAKYRKNVSIVSTPKVRCKRYSISLQNNKTLPVEYTPEERSESYAILVTLLTMEKEKDCKTTASINELERNIQQHCNGQCLNEKLHLNSKVWSSVNDLIQKELIVWKMDSNDFSLTLKGKCLAKKLLDSIVSKVIEVPILTKNIASATSTNKINTDDKLSPDGLSCSSNTDLNMNSNNAISDDDNTDVIFLPNSFDVLLLVDKQETSGTTKKSDPTVCELNKFGMIEYELRHLKVGDFTWVARHYQTREELVLPYIVERKRIDDLGSSIKDGRFHEQKFRLKQCGIPNVIYMIENYGENQRTGLPMSTLMQATTNTRIQDEFLTHFTSSLAGSIKFLAMMTKNLQNRYKEKTLKKCNKEKTRERGDTIFLMSFSDFNKSSSKSKTLSVSDMFIKQLLQLKGITIEKALSVVSLYKTPSNLMKAFENEEKPDSILSMIKNSNTKSNIGPVVGKLIYKYFTSEELF is encoded by the exons ATGGATATGAAGCGTATTCAATTTCGATTGAAGTGTCCTAATCCGCTGTTCGAGCAATGGTTGGGGGAGCTTTATCGAGCTGCAGTAGCTGCAAATAATTCCTCGCAACCTACATACAAGAAAGCTTTACAATCTCTAAAGAAATATCCTTTAGTGTTAAGGTCCGGATCGGAGTGTGCAATTCTCAGAGGTTTTGGAAAAAAGTTGTGTACTATATTAGATAGAAAATTGGCGAAGTACCGAAAAAATGTATCGATTGTTTCAACGCCAAAAGTACGCTGTAAGAGATATTCAATTTcgttacaaaataataaaacattgccAGTTGAATATACACCGGAAGAAAGATCCGAATCGTATgcgattttagtgactttattAACAATGGAAAAAGAAAAAGACTGTAAAACAACAGCGTCGATCAACGAACTGGAAAGAAACATTCAACAACATTGTAACGGACAATGtctgaatgaaaaattgcatttgaATTCCAAAGTATGGTCTTCCGTTAACGATCTAATACAAAAGGAACTCATTGTATGGAAAATGGATAGCAACGATTTTTCATTAACACTAAAAGGAAAATGTTTAGCTAAGAAACTTCTTGATAGTATTGTATCGAAAGTGATAGAGGTCCCAATTCTTACAAAAAATATAGCTTCAGCAACAAGcaccaataaaattaatactgatGATAAATTGTCACCTGACGGGCTTAGTTGTTCATCAAACACTGATTTAAACATGAACTCCAACAATGCCATATCGGATGATGATAATactgatgtaatttttttaccgAATTCATTTGACGTACTATTACTCGTAGACAAGCAAGAAACTAGTGG tacAACAAAGAAGTCTGATCCTACGGTGTgtgaattgaataaatttggAATGATCGAATATGAATTGCGACATTTGAAAGTTGGCGATTTCACTTGGGTGGCGCGTCATTATCAAACACGAGAAGAATTGGTTCTGCCGTATATAGTCGAAAGAAAAAGAATCGACGATTTGGGAAGCAGTATTAAAGACGGGAGGTTTCATGAGCAGAAGTTCCGGTTGAAACAGTGCGGAATACCCAATGTTATTTACATGATTGAGAATTACGGCGAGAACCAACGGACTGGATTGCCAATGTCGACGTTGATGCAAGCAACGACTAATACGAGGATTCAAGACGAGTTCCTGACTCACTTCACCTCTTCATTAGCGGGATCAATCAAGTTTCTTGCAATGATGACAAAAAATTTGCAAAACAGATATAAg gaaaaaactttaaaaaaatgtaataaggaAAAGACAAGAGAAAGAGGTGATACAATATTTTTGATGTcgttttctgattttaataaaTCTTCATCAAAATCCAAAACTCTCAGTGTTTCCGACATGTTTATTAAACAGTTGTTGCAGTTGAAAGGCATTACAATTGAAAAAGCGTTATCTGTAGTATCATTGTATAAGACACCATCGAATTTGATGAAGGCTTTCGAAAACGAAGAAAAACCAGATTCAATACTAAGCATGATTAAAAACAGCAATACCAAATCTAATATTGGCCCGGTTGTAGGcaaattgatttataaatattttacatccGAAGAGTTATTTTGA